The following proteins come from a genomic window of bacterium:
- a CDS encoding type II secretion system protein GspG — translation MNFLHKTSPRSLTSIYSSRGMTLVEIMVVIVLISLVFGIVAKGVFGKSDAAKVKLNATKMEKLKSDIELFRTEYGRYPGSLQELIKGSSEIQKSGKIFVALTDEDSLFDVYGTPYQYETQNNNRTFRLKSLGADGAEGGEGTNQDATVQP, via the coding sequence ATGAATTTTTTACATAAAACTTCGCCACGTTCTCTGACCAGTATCTACTCCTCCCGCGGGATGACACTTGTCGAAATCATGGTGGTCATCGTCTTAATTAGCTTAGTTTTTGGAATTGTGGCCAAGGGTGTTTTTGGCAAGAGCGATGCTGCAAAAGTAAAGCTCAACGCAACAAAAATGGAAAAACTCAAAAGCGATATCGAACTCTTTCGCACAGAGTACGGACGCTACCCTGGAAGCCTACAAGAGTTAATCAAGGGTTCAAGTGAAATCCAAAAATCAGGGAAAATTTTCGTTGCCTTAACAGATGAAGATTCACTGTTTGATGTTTACGGCACACCTTATCAATACGAAACGCAAAATAATAACCGCACCTTTAGATTAAAATCTCTTGGCGCGGATGGAGCTGAAGGTGGCGAAGGAACAAATCAAGATGCCACGGTTCAGCCATAA
- the ftcD gene encoding glutamate formimidoyltransferase, with the protein MRKIIECVPNISEGRDQEKIKAIVDAAARVPGVTMLDVDSGADTNRTVITFAGSPQAVLDGAFELIKSAASLIDMRQHKGEHPRMGATDVCPFVPVSGVTMEECAELARKLGERVGSELKIPVYLYEAAASRPERKSLAEIRKGEYEALEEKLRDVFWKPDFGPAIFNAQAGASVIGARPFLIAYNINLNTKNKKLATELAQEIREIGKPVRDANGEIVKDSKGEKVMQPGRFKECRAVGWYIETFGCAQVSINLTNYQVTNMQHVFDACDELARAKGLRVTGSELVGLVPKQALLEAGLHYANKQGAFTAQSESALLQLAVRSLGLAELAPFNISERVLEEKLKMPTPLADMTITQFVDELASDSVAPGGGSVAALAGALAGALAAMVCALSHSKPKLADQHARYLDLGLIAQHIKDRSLKAIDDDTSAFNAVIAAMRAVPKGVAKDSVEYLQGRGKVELAYQRAIDVPFSVVRLAAEALEIGRDIAKYGLEQALSDVAVAGLMAKAALIGAGYNVKINLKEISDQAYVTKSLAELQDLTAQAEKSLSELLKVVDQRLS; encoded by the coding sequence ATGAGAAAAATTATCGAATGTGTCCCAAATATTAGTGAAGGTCGTGATCAGGAGAAAATTAAGGCAATTGTCGATGCTGCAGCGCGTGTGCCTGGAGTGACAATGCTCGACGTTGATTCTGGTGCTGATACAAATAGAACCGTGATTACTTTTGCAGGCAGCCCACAAGCGGTCTTGGACGGCGCCTTTGAACTGATCAAATCAGCAGCAAGTCTAATCGACATGCGTCAGCACAAAGGTGAGCACCCGCGGATGGGAGCAACTGACGTCTGCCCATTTGTGCCAGTCTCGGGAGTGACGATGGAAGAGTGCGCCGAGCTTGCCCGTAAATTGGGCGAACGGGTTGGGTCAGAACTTAAAATTCCAGTTTATCTCTATGAAGCTGCTGCTAGTCGGCCTGAGCGCAAGAGTTTAGCTGAAATCCGTAAAGGTGAATATGAGGCATTGGAGGAAAAACTTAGGGACGTTTTCTGGAAACCTGATTTTGGTCCGGCAATTTTCAACGCCCAGGCCGGAGCTAGTGTAATTGGAGCGCGACCTTTTTTAATTGCCTACAACATCAATTTAAATACTAAAAATAAGAAGTTAGCGACTGAGCTTGCTCAGGAAATCCGCGAGATCGGAAAACCAGTGCGGGATGCAAACGGTGAAATCGTCAAAGACAGTAAGGGCGAGAAAGTAATGCAGCCGGGACGCTTTAAGGAGTGCCGCGCCGTTGGTTGGTATATTGAAACTTTTGGTTGTGCCCAGGTTTCAATTAATCTCACAAACTATCAAGTGACTAACATGCAACATGTTTTTGACGCATGCGATGAGCTTGCTAGAGCTAAAGGCTTACGTGTGACTGGAAGTGAGCTTGTAGGGCTTGTGCCCAAGCAAGCGCTACTTGAGGCCGGTCTCCATTATGCGAACAAGCAAGGCGCTTTTACGGCACAAAGCGAGAGTGCGCTTTTACAACTTGCGGTGCGTTCACTGGGCTTAGCTGAGCTTGCGCCGTTTAACATTAGTGAGCGAGTTTTAGAGGAGAAGCTGAAAATGCCTACACCTTTAGCGGATATGACAATCACTCAGTTTGTCGATGAATTAGCTTCGGATTCTGTTGCTCCAGGGGGCGGTAGTGTAGCGGCGCTGGCTGGTGCTTTAGCTGGAGCCTTAGCGGCAATGGTTTGTGCGCTGAGCCACTCTAAACCAAAATTGGCAGATCAACATGCCCGCTATTTAGATCTGGGGTTAATTGCACAACACATTAAGGATCGCTCCTTGAAGGCAATTGATGATGACACCAGCGCCTTTAATGCTGTGATTGCAGCAATGCGCGCTGTGCCTAAGGGGGTAGCGAAAGATTCGGTTGAATACCTCCAGGGTCGAGGAAAAGTAGAACTTGCTTATCAACGCGCAATTGATGTGCCTTTTAGTGTAGTGCGCTTGGCAGCTGAGGCATTGGAAATTGGCCGAGATATCGCCAAGTATGGCCTTGAACAAGCGCTGAGTGATGTTGCTGTGGCGGGACTGATGGCCAAAGCGGCACTGATTGGTGCAGGCTATAATGTAAAAATTAATCTCAAAGAAATCAGTGACCAAGCTTACGTGACTAAGTCACTTGCTGAATTGCAAGATCTAACAGCTCAGGCAGAGAAGAGTCTCAGTGAATTATTGAAAGTTGTTGATCAGAGATTAAGCTAG
- a CDS encoding aminopeptidase: protein MSNSLTRYASLLAASVNVQPGQLVVVRCETEYYDLALLAAEAAYQRGASMVRILTSDPRQTEQTVRHASEDEIRRMFDTDIDVFNRLADCHGALIGVRGEQDFNLGSRLQAEVPDRYQLYMNTLTAAREPYSRLIVNRAQGQWLVAGAATESWAKQIGITKDELWERIFRVTFADQENCLELNAQSDAALLHRRNILNELGYRRFRVTGGGSDFTVGIHPLARWMGGGRVSQRGVPFTPNKPTYENFITPDWRTANGTLKMHRPFMVEGVPVIGLVVTYKDGEIVEWDAESGKEAFAQLIAREGAGRGGEFALADRNTPVYLENMIWWHILFDENAACHWAFGNGYSAAFEDGASLTAAELAERGLAQAKTHVDGMWGCDQTCVFGFDASGTEHPIMLDGAWAPELANPAGA from the coding sequence ATGAGTAATTCATTAACTAGATACGCGAGCTTGCTCGCTGCTTCCGTCAACGTCCAACCTGGACAACTTGTCGTCGTTCGGTGCGAAACTGAGTATTACGATCTTGCCCTACTGGCCGCTGAAGCAGCTTACCAGAGAGGAGCCTCGATGGTAAGAATTCTCACCTCCGACCCACGCCAGACCGAACAAACTGTCCGCCATGCAAGCGAAGATGAAATTCGAAGGATGTTTGATACAGACATTGATGTATTCAACAGACTAGCAGATTGCCATGGCGCCCTAATCGGTGTTCGCGGCGAGCAGGACTTCAATCTTGGATCACGCTTACAGGCTGAAGTTCCAGACCGCTACCAGCTCTACATGAACACCCTAACAGCGGCCCGAGAACCCTACTCGCGCTTGATTGTCAACCGTGCTCAAGGACAGTGGCTTGTCGCTGGAGCAGCAACAGAGAGTTGGGCCAAGCAAATTGGCATCACAAAGGATGAACTTTGGGAGCGCATTTTCCGTGTCACATTTGCTGATCAGGAAAATTGTCTTGAGCTTAATGCTCAAAGCGATGCGGCTCTTCTGCACAGGCGAAACATCTTGAACGAGCTCGGTTATCGTCGTTTCCGTGTGACTGGTGGAGGATCGGACTTTACTGTTGGAATTCATCCGCTTGCACGTTGGATGGGCGGTGGCAGGGTTTCGCAACGTGGAGTTCCCTTCACGCCGAATAAGCCTACGTATGAAAACTTCATCACACCCGATTGGCGTACCGCAAACGGCACACTCAAAATGCACCGGCCGTTTATGGTCGAAGGTGTTCCTGTTATTGGTCTAGTCGTCACGTACAAGGACGGCGAAATCGTTGAGTGGGATGCCGAGTCAGGCAAAGAGGCCTTTGCTCAGTTGATCGCCCGTGAAGGAGCGGGACGAGGTGGAGAGTTCGCTCTTGCCGACAGGAATACTCCGGTCTATCTAGAGAACATGATCTGGTGGCATATTCTCTTTGACGAGAATGCTGCATGTCACTGGGCGTTTGGCAATGGCTATAGCGCTGCTTTCGAAGACGGAGCTTCTCTCACTGCCGCTGAATTGGCTGAACGCGGATTAGCTCAAGCAAAAACACATGTCGATGGCATGTGGGGATGCGATCAGACTTGTGTCTTTGGATTTGATGCAAGTGGCACTGAACATCCAATCATGCTCGACGGTGCTTGGGCTCCAGAACTGGCAAATCCTGCCGGAGCCTAG
- the gspF gene encoding type II secretion system inner membrane protein GspF, with protein MAVFEYVALNNKGKRITGVVDADSVRAARQKLKLQNVFPTDVREKDADALSVNSDVTRFLRERKVNTQQLSLITRQLATLVRAGMPLVESLKALGEQVDHSRLRSIIADITDRVNEGSTLANALKAHPNVFPRVYPNMVASGEASGTLDLVLERLAELLEAQTALKRKLVAALAYPVLMLVLCFGVIILLLTYVVPQLMLVFKDRSKLPTPTLIIITLSDFFKYYWWLLAIVLIGGLLLFTRYRNTPHGRRRTDELLLRIPILGNLVSKVSAAQFSHTLGSMLGSGVDLLTSLAIVKNIIGNVPMQDAIERAAIGVEEGRNLSRELETSKLFPRMLIHMVAIGERTGQLPQMLMRAAQNYESELQAIIGALTSILNPLLILFLAGIVGTILVAVLLPMLEMSSLVG; from the coding sequence ATGGCAGTTTTCGAATACGTCGCGCTGAACAATAAAGGTAAACGCATCACTGGCGTAGTCGATGCTGATAGCGTTCGCGCTGCGCGACAAAAGCTAAAACTGCAGAATGTATTTCCAACCGATGTTCGAGAAAAAGATGCCGATGCATTGTCGGTTAACTCCGACGTTACGCGGTTCTTACGTGAACGCAAAGTAAACACTCAGCAACTCTCCCTAATTACCCGTCAGCTGGCAACGCTGGTCCGGGCGGGTATGCCCCTGGTTGAGTCCTTAAAAGCTCTTGGTGAGCAGGTTGACCATTCACGACTGCGTTCAATTATTGCCGACATTACCGACCGAGTAAATGAAGGTTCAACACTTGCCAATGCCCTCAAAGCACATCCTAACGTTTTCCCGCGCGTTTATCCGAACATGGTGGCCTCGGGTGAAGCTAGTGGAACGCTGGATTTGGTTTTAGAACGTTTGGCAGAACTACTCGAGGCGCAAACAGCCTTGAAGCGAAAACTTGTGGCAGCTCTGGCTTATCCTGTTTTAATGCTGGTGCTTTGTTTCGGCGTGATTATCTTACTTCTAACTTATGTCGTGCCGCAGCTGATGCTCGTCTTTAAAGATCGCAGCAAGCTCCCTACTCCAACATTAATTATTATTACACTAAGTGATTTTTTTAAATATTACTGGTGGCTACTAGCGATTGTTTTAATTGGTGGGCTTTTACTCTTTACGCGTTACCGCAACACTCCTCACGGTCGGCGTAGAACTGATGAACTCTTGTTACGCATTCCAATTCTGGGGAATCTTGTCTCGAAGGTGTCGGCTGCGCAATTTTCACACACACTTGGTTCGATGCTGGGTAGTGGAGTTGATCTCTTAACTTCTTTGGCGATTGTTAAAAACATCATTGGCAACGTCCCAATGCAAGATGCAATTGAGAGAGCTGCGATTGGGGTTGAGGAAGGAAGGAATCTTTCACGTGAACTTGAAACATCAAAGCTTTTCCCGCGGATGTTGATTCACATGGTAGCAATTGGTGAGCGCACTGGGCAACTTCCGCAGATGCTGATGCGTGCGGCGCAGAATTACGAAAGCGAGCTTCAAGCGATTATTGGCGCATTAACCTCGATTTTAAACCCGCTTTTAATTTTATTTCTAGCTGGAATTGTTGGCACAATTCTTGTGGCAGTGTTACTGCCGATGCTGGAAATGAGTTCGTTAGTTGGGTAG